The Candidatus Goldiibacteriota bacterium genome includes the window TCCTCCGGATAAAATTGTACCTGAAGTATAACCGGGATATCCCGGATCAGGAATTAAAACGATATCGCCCGGGTTGACAAAAGCCAAAGGAAGGTGCGTTATCCCGTCCTTCGCGCCGATTAGCGCCATTACTTCGCTTTTATTTACAGCGACTCCAAACCTTTTTAACATCCACTTTACAACCGCTTCCTTAAACAGCCCGCTTCCGCTTCCGATGGGATACGGATGGTTCTCTTTTTTGTCGGCAGCTTCTTTTATAAATTCAAGAATCTTTTTCGGAGTCGGCCTGTCAGGGTCGCCTATCCCGATGTTTATAATACTTTTCCCCGCTTCAATAGCGGCCTTTTTCTTTCTGTCAATTTCCGCGAATATGTAAGGCGGAAGTTTTTTTAACCTGTCTGCAAGTTCCATTTTTTCCTCCTGAATTTAAATAATTAGCAGCTTAACGAATTAAGCAATTGATATTAAGATTCTTACCTTCTAATAAAAAACCAATAAATCCTTTATTGTAGAGACGCACCATGGCGCGTCTGCCTTTAAAAACAAGACGCAATGTATTGCGTCTCTACATTAGAAAACAAACATCAAAATCCGCAGGCAAAAGACCCGTATCAAACAAAACAGTTTATCCTGCCAAACTTCAGAGCTGCCGAGCCGCCGAGCTGCTTTCTTCCGCTACTCCACAAAGTTCGTAAGCTTTCCTATCCCTTCTATTTCCACTTCCACCACATCGCCTTTTTTAAGCGCGCTAATTCCCGCAGGAGTTCCTGTAGAAATTATATCCCCGCGGTACAGCGTCATAACAGAAGATATAAAGCTTACAATTTTTTTCGTCTTAAAAATAAACTTTGAAGTATTAGAGTTCTGTTTAACCTCGCCGTTTAAAAGCAGCCGTATGTCCAGATTATCCGGGTCTATGTTTTTTCTTACAAAAGGCCCGACAGGCCCGAAAGTATTAAAGGACTTGGCCCTTGTCCACTGCCCGTCTTTTTTCTGCAAATCGCGCGCGGTAACATCATTAAAACAGGTAAAGCCAAGAATATTATCCATTACCTCATCTTCGTCTATGTCATTTATCTCATTCTTTATAACTATCGCAAGTTCGGCTTCAAATTCCACCTGACTGCTCTGCTGCGGAATCACTATTTTCCCGCCGTGCCCTATAATTGTGGTAGCCGGTTTTATAAAAATAACCGGTTCTTCCGGTATTGCAAAGCCCATCTCTGCCGCATGATCGCTGTAATTTAACCCCATACACACTATCTTAGTGGGTTCCGAAGGCGGAAGTATCTGTACGTTATCCGCTTCAACTATTTTATCTGTTATATTATACTGCGTGAACATGTCGCCTTCAATTTCCAGAAAATTCCCGTCATTGCCGACAAGCCCCCACTTGATTTCATTTTCCGCGTTTTTATACCTTACATATTTTGACATTAATACCTCTTATTTAATTTAATTAAACCGCGTATTCCTTATAAACCAAGCACATCTTTCATCGAATACAATCCTGCTTTTTTTCCATTAATAAACTTTGCCGCTTTTACAGCGCCTGCCGCCAGGGCATCTCTTGAAAAAATAGTGTGCTTTATTTCAAGCTTATCTTCATCGCTCATGTACATTACAGTATGCTCGCCTATTACTCCGCCGCCGCGCACCGCAAATACACCAAGCTGATTTCTTGGCCTCTCATTGTCGCGGCCATCCCTGCCGTATATGACGTTTTCATCGTAATCAAGGCCTTTAGCGTCCATTATTACCTGCGCGCAGGTAACCGCAGTTCCCGAGGGCGCGTCTTTTTTATGGCGGTGATGCGATTCCACTATATCAATGTCATAATCATCTTTCATTATTCTGGTAACCTGATCCAGAACTTTCCACATAACATTTACGCCCACGCTGTAATTGCTTGCAAAAACCACGGGAATCTTTTTTGCCGCTTCATCAATTTTTAAAAGTTCTTCTTTTGTGAATCCGGTTGTGGCAAGTACATGCGCCTTTCCCGCGGATGACAATATTTCCAGCGCTTCAAGCGATGCCTGCGGCACGGAAAAATCTATGTAAACATCAATATCATTAACAACAGATTCTAAATCATCTGTTACTTTAACACCCTCAACTTCTTTGCCGACAAGTTCATGCCCTTTTCTTTCAACAAGTGCGGCTATCTTAAAATCTTTACCCCTGGATATTACCGCTGCAACTGACTTTCCCATTCTGCCCGCGGCTCCTGAAATTCCTATACGTATCATAATTTACCTCCGCTTTTTAAAACTTTATTCCGTAATCTTTCATTGCTTTCTTTAATTTGACTGCGGCTTCCGCCGGCAGTTTTGTCATAGGCAGCCTTATTTCATCATCAATAAGCCCCATGATTGCCATAGCCGCTTTTACAGGTATCGGGTTTGTTTCAATAAACATGGCCTTAACAAGCGGGAACATTTTGTGGTGCATTGCCCGCGCTTTTTTAATATCGCCGCTGTTAAAAGCGGTAATCATGGCTTTTACATCTTTAGGAATAATATTTGCCACAACAGAAATAACGCCGTGCCCGCCCACTGATAAAAGCGGAAGCGTAAGCGCGTCATCGCCGGACAACACATCAAAATCCGGGCCGCACGCCTTTATTACCTCGCTCATCTGCGAAAGGTCGCCGCTGGCTTCTTTAACGCCTGTAATGTTCTTACTTTTTGCAAGCTCTGCCATTACCGGGGTTGATACATTTACCCCTGTCCTGCCGATTATGTTATATACCACTATCGGAATTTTAACCGAGGCAGCTACAGCCTTAAAGTGTTCCAGAAGCCCGGCCTGTGTGGGTTTGTTGTAATAAGGGTTAACAATAAGACATCCGTCCGCGCCTGCTTTTTGGGCGGCCTGTGAATACTCTATGGCTTCTGCGGTTGAATTGGAACCCGTGCCTGCCATAACTTTCATCCTTTTATTCACAAGTTTCACGGTAAGCGCAATCAGCCCTTCGTGCTCTTCAACTGTAAGCGTGGGTGATTCCCCTGTGGTACCGCATGGTACTATACCGTCTGTTCCCGCTTTAGCGTGCATCTCTATAAGTTTGGCAAATGCCTTTTCGTCTATTTTCCCGTTTTTAAACGGCGTTACTATTGCAACGTATGATCCCCTGAACATGTTATGCCTCCTGATAATGATTTATTATTTATATACACTCTCTGAAATTATTCCTTCGGCTACAACGGATGCCGGCCCTTCAAGAAAAACATCCGTGTATTTTCCGTCTTTATACTTAAAAGATATTTTCAGCGTGCCGCCCGGCGCTTCAAAGGTAACCGGGCTTGCCGCTTTGCCGTAAGCATTCATAATAATGCCCGCGGCCGTGGCTCCCGTACCGCACGCAAGCGTTTCATCTTCCACTCCGCGTTCATAGGAACGAATTTTGAATTTATTGATACCTGCCTTTTCTATGAACATAGCGTTAGTGCCTTTGGGCGCGAACTGTTTGTGAAAACGGATCTGCTTTCCAAACTTTACCACATCAAATTTATCAAGTTCCTTTACTTCCGCGACAAAATGCGGGACGCCTGTATTTACAAAACCGCCCTTAAATTCCCCGCCTGTTACCTTAATTTTGATATTAAGCAAAAGCGTATGGGGATTTATCATCTGCAGTTTTACATCGCCGTTTTTCTTTATCTCCGCGTAATGCGCGCCGTCTTTAGCTATGAAATTGGTTTTATCCTTAACATACCCTTTCTCGTAGGCAAAACGCGCGATGCATCTGGCGGCGTTGCCGCACATATCGGCTTCAGAGCCGTCATTATTGTAAAACCTCATGTAAAAATCAGCGCCTTTGATACGTTCAAGCAGCAGCAGGCCGTCCGCGTCAATACCGAATTTCCTGCGGCATATCTTTACCACCTGTTCTGTGGTCAGCTTTATTTTTCCGGAAAAATTATCAATAAAAATGAAATCATTTCCGGCGCCTGACATCTTTGTAAATGGTATCCCTTTAACCTTAATTTTTTTCATTTTATTTCACCTGATATCAGCAATTTTGTCCCTGGCTATAATATCTTCCAGAGTTTCTCTTTCCCTGACAAGGTAGTCCTTATTGCCTTTAACCATAACTTCCGCGGCCCTGCGCCGGGAGTTATAGTTGCTTGACATAACCATTCCATAAGCGCCGGCCGTGCGGACAGCCAGCAGGTCGCCTTCCTTTACTTCAGGCAGATGCCTGTCCTTTGCCAGAAAATCGCCGCTTTCGCAAATGGGCCCAACTATATCATAAAGCTTAAGTTTTGCCTTGTTCACGTTTACAGGAAGCACCTTATGGTATGCCTGATAAAGACTTGGCCTTATAAGGTCGTTCATGCCTGTATCAGTAATAAGAAAGTTCTTTGTTCCGCCTTTCTTATTATAAATAACCTTTGCTACAAGAATTCCCGAATTGCCCGAAATAAACCTTCCCGGTTCAAGTATAAGTTTAACATTCATCCCCTTAAACATGGGCTTTATCTCGCTTGCGAAAATATCCGCGGTTGAAGGCTTTTCTTCGTTATATATTACGCCAAGCCCGCCGCCAATGTCAAAATATTCTATCTTAGCGCCGGTTTCATTTAAACCTTCTATTATTCTCTTCACCTTGCTGATTGCTTTTACATACGGCTCTATCGTGGTAATCTGCGAACCTATATGCATGTCCACAGCCTTAATATTCACGTGTTTGTATTTTCGTGCCTCTGTAAACAGCGTCGTTGCAAGTTCAATATCAATGCCAAACTTGTTTTCCTTTTTTCCGGTTGTAATGTAATGGTGCGTGGCGGCTTCCACGTCGGGATTTATACGCAGCCCTACATTCACAACTTTTTTCATCTTCTTTGCCACGGCATTTATCTGTTTTAATTCGTTTATGCTTTCCACGTTAAAAAGCAGAATTCCGCTTTTAATACCATATACTATCTCTTCTTCTGTCTTGCCCACTCCCGCGTAAACAACCTTTTTGGGGTCGCCGCCGGCTTTAATTACCCTGTAAAGTTCGCCCCCTGAAACAATATCAAAACCGGAGCCTTCCTTTGCAAGAATGTTTAAAAAGGTCAGGTTTGAATTCGCCTTGACCGAATAGCATATAAGCGTCGGAATATCAGAAAATGCCGACTTTATCTTTCTGAAATGCTCTGTAATTGTCCTGTGGCTGTAAACATAAAGCGGAGTGCCGTACTTCTTTGCAAGCGCGTTTATATCCGTATTTTCTGCAAAAAGTACGTTATTTTTATAGCCAAAATAGTCCATTTCATCCTCCAATTGGTAAATAATTGCACAATCATAACATAAACATTAATTGTATTCAAGCAGGATTAAGGAAATTTAAAGAATTGTGAGAATTTAAGGTTTTCGGAACCAAAAAAACGCGTCAGAAAATTTAACTTCCGCTAAAATCAAAACAGCTATCAAGAAGTAAAACTATATCTGATGATTGCATGTACGTTCAATTTAAAGCATATTTAAAGTGATATTTCAAACAGGTAAAACAGATAAACCGGACAGGTTTTTTAGCTTCACTTATAATTTTGTATTTGAATCGTCAGTTTAGGATGATATTACTTCCGGTTAACTTTTTAAAACTTAACCATAAAACAATACCATTTATCAACAAATATACATATTTTATTAGCGATTTCTTTATTAAAGTCTTGAGTCAAGGCACGGTGTCGGGTAAATTTTAAAATCAGCGTTCCCCTGCCTGTTTTAAATGCTTCTCAATTGCCTCTATTCTCTTACCGGAATGCGGATGAGTGGAGAGAAAATACATAAACTCACTGCCATTTTCCCGTGTTTTAAAGAGTGATAAAACTTTTTTAGCGCCTGCAGCGCTGCCGTACTTTTTCATAAGCAAATCCGCGGCAAACAGGTCCGCCTTAATTTCCTGATGCCTTGAAAACCCGGTTTCCGCGCTTCCAAGCCCCATATTAACCAGCCCCGAAATATCATTTGACGAACTGTTAAAACCGGCCATAAGCAGGATAAATATTAAAGACCTCCCAAGCCTTCTTAAATGGTCGCGGTTATTAAAATGTCCCATTTCATGCGCGAGCACAAAGACAATTTCATTTTCATCGTTCAGTTTGTCATAAAGGCCTTTATAAAAAAAAATAATACCGCCCGGCAGCGCCGCCGCGTTTTCCGTTTTATCATTAATAAACCTTACGGTAAAAGCGCCGGCCGGAAAACCCGTCAACTTACCCAAATCATCAGTCAGCTTCTGAAGCCTTAATTCTTCGGCGGGCCTTTTGGCAGACGGCGCGTATTTAACCGCAAAGGCAGAAGATATCTTTCTTTCCGTTTCCGCGCTTATATGAGGGACAATTAAATCTACGGCGGCGCCAAGAATAAAATAAACAGCGCCAATCACCGCAAGCAGCCCTATTGACAGATACAGGAATTCCAATACAGGCGAACTTTTAGGCGCGTTAACGCTGCCATCAGCGTGTTTTGGAACAAATTTCATTTTTTATACCTTACAGCCGTCCCGTAAGAGTACACTTCCACACAGCCTATGGCATTATTGCCCGTCATATTTCCGATGGAAGAGGTTTCTATTCTTAGATTAAAGATTTCATCGCAATTGTTTTTAACCGCGGCTTCTTTCAGCCTTAAAACGGCTTCCCTTCTGCCCCTGTCAACAAGGGTTTCATAGGAAGTTATCCTGCCGCCAAAAATAGTTTTAAGTGACGCAAGGATAAATTTAAAATAGTCATGCGAAATAACGCACGAACCCGATACAAAATACACTTTATCAATTTCTTTATCCGGGTCAATTCCTGATTTTGTATTTACTATCGGAATCATAACCAGGTTTGATTCTCTTTTATTCAGGCTTCTGTAATGGTTTTTCTCCGCAATTGTTCCCGCGGAAAAACCCACTGCAAGCAGGATAACAAAGAAAATAAGGTCGCCCATACTATTCCACCATTACCGCTGTCCCATAAACATACAATTCCGCGGCGCCCTGTGTAATTGAAGATGTGGAAAACCTTACGTTAATTACGGCGTTTGCTCCCATTTTTTCCGCCTGTGTCATCATGCGTTTCATCGCTTCATTGCGCGATTCTTTAAGAAGTTCCGTGTATCCTTTTAATTCCCCGCCCACGATATTTTTTAAACCCGCCATTATGTCCCTTCCAATGTGCTTTGCCCTTACAGTACTTCCTGACACAAGCCCGTAATGCTCCTTAATTTTCATCCCCGGTACAGTTTCTAAATTTGTAATTAACATAAAACCCTCCTTTAAATTTGATAAAAAGATTATCCCATATTATTTAAAAAATATAAACTTTTTTCAAAAAAACAAAACAACGGCATAAAATTTCAATGTAAAGTTTACTTGACATTATGTAAAGTATGCTTTACACTTAACACAAAGACAAATAGGAGGTAATAAATATGAACAGTAAAAAATACAGATTCGCAATGGCAATAGTTACCACACTTACAGCGGCAGGAGTGGGTGCAGGAGTTATTCTTCACAACTACCTTATTCCCCTTTTTACTCTGGCTATAGGCGTACTTCTTGTAATTGTGCTTAAAAGGCATATCAAAGAACTGGTAATGGAAGACGAAAGGATTAAGCAGATAAGCGCTTTTTCAGCGCGTGCGGCAGTTACCGTGTTCAGCAATCTGGCCGCATTAACAGGAATAGTCCTTCTTGCCTTTTTTGGCAAAGGTAATAATATAATAAGCGCCGTTGGGTATACCCTTTGTTTCTCCACCTGCTTTATCCTTCTGGTTGACCTTGCGGTGTATTTTTATCTTGATAAAAAACAGGTGAGTTAAAATGGAAAACAAAGTACGGCTTATGCGCGCGGAAAAAAATATCACTCAGGAAGAGCTTGCGGTACAGCTTAAAGTGACACGGCAGACAATAATCGCCATTGAAAACGGAAGATATGACCCTTCTCTTGAACTGGCCTTTAAAATGTCAGGTTTTTTTAAACGCCCTATTCATGATATCTTCACATATACAGGAGCAAAAAAATGACAAAAGGATTCTCTGAATCAACATACTGGATAATCTTTGCCGCTGTTATGGCATTCTACGCGCTTGTGGTAATGGTCTTTAAACTGAAAAAAGAACACCCTGTGCGCGACTGGGCGCAGGCGGGTTTTGAAGCTATACTTATAGCCACTTTCCTTAGAATAACGGTTGTTCAGACATTCGCCATCCCCACCCCGTCAATGGAAAACACCATGCTGGTCGGCGACCATCCCGTTGCAATGAAATTCTATTATGGATATTACAACCCGTTTACAGACAAACTGATATTTGATATCAACAAACCTAAGCGCGGCGAAGTTGTAATAATGCGCGACCCCACGGACAGAACAAACGAAATGTGGATAAAGCGGTGCGTGGCCGTAGCGGGTGATACCGTTGAAATAAAAGATAAAACGCTTTATGTGAATAGTATCCGTCAGGAAGAACCTTACGCCGTGCACGCAAGCCCGCTTTCTATTTCAGGATTCTTCTCGCCAAGGGACAACTTCCCTTTAACAACAATCCCCGAAGGCCATATATTTGTAATGGGAGATAACAGGGATAACTCTTATGACAGCAGGTTCTGGGGGCCGCTGCCGTTAAAAAAAGTACGCGGCAAGGCGGTTTTTGTTTACTGGCCGCCAAACAGGATAAAAGTTATAAAATAAACACCGCGCCGCAGGCGATGCATTTTTTGGTATGGCAGCCGATTACGCCGCCGCATTGTGGGCACTTCCACTTTTTCTTCTGCGCCCTTTCAAAAGCCGCTATGCCTTTCTCTTTTATCTGCATAAGGTTCTCTATGAAACTTATCTGATATCGTTTGGTATATCTTTTTTCAAGATGCTTTATCCGCGCGCAGGGGAAATCCGGACAGCTGTAACAGAAACCTGTGCTTTTACTTTTTAATTTTTTGCAGTTATAAATCAGGCATTTGGCACAATGCCCTATTTTACCATCATCAATCCCCCTGCATCCGACGCAATGGTTCTTTTCCCTAAGATACCCCATGCAGACAGCGCAGTTCATCCCGCAAGGCGCCGCCATGATAATTTTTTTAACTACCTTCTTCTTAACCGAATTTTCGTTTTTTATTTTTTTCACTTACACCCCCCTTGAAACATAAGCCCACAATAAGTTTCTGTTCATTGAGCTTAGCGCGCACGGCACACTTGCACTTATTGCCCATGGCAAACGTGCTCTTGTTTATTATCACAGACACCCGTTATCCGCGCTATATCACCGGCTTCCTGCCATATGAATTCCGCATGCATCGGAAATATTGTCGCGGATCCGACAACACACTTTAGCACATCTTTTCTCCTGACATTTTAAATGTTATTCAACTGCAAAAAAACTAATGAAAATCGGGCCTTGGGCCTTCCCCGTTTTCGCCGGCAAAACCTTTAAGGGTTATTAAATCAGCAATCTCATCAAACTGTTTTTTATAGAATCTTTTATACTCCGGCTCGTAAAACAAATACGCCCTTGCCATAATATCATCGCTTACAAGGTGGTTTTTCATGGGTACAAAGAACGCCTCTTCCGCGGAATCCGGCTTTTCTTCCATATGCAGAAAATCAACCACAAGGCTGGCTTCACGGAATTCGTCATCATCCACAAGCCTGAAACCTATCGAAAGAGTCAACGGGACTCCGGTAAGCTTAAGGCAATAATTATAAACAAGGTCTATATTATATATTATCTTTTCAAATATATACTTAAGCTCTCCGGGAGTATACTTATGATAGTTTTCATCATCAATTTCCTCAAATTCGGCATCAACTTCTTCCATCATATTTTCAAGGCCGCTCTCTTTTGATATTATAATACCTTCCCCGCCCTCAGCCTCTTCCTTCTCCTCATCCTCTGATTCTTCCTGCATGCTGTCTTCAACGATGCTTAAAAAGTCTTTTATTTCCTTTAATTCCGGCTCTGACGCGTCTATAAGGGCGTCCCTTACATCTTCAAGTTCAAGGCAGGTAAATATGGCTTTATCCACTTGTTCCGCCGATAAAAACTGGTATATAAAATCCGGCAGCAGCGTGGCAAAAGGCAGTTCAACTTTTATTTTGTCCATTTATATTCCTCTCCGCTTCAAATTTTAAAAACGCTTCTATAAATTCATCAAGGTCGCCGTCTAAAACATTATCCACGTCGCCCCTTTCATACCCTGTGCGTAAATCTTTTATCATCTTATACGGGTGCAGCACGTAAGAGCGTATCTGGCTGCCCCAGCTTATGCTGCGTTTTTCCCCCGCTATTTCTTCCATTTCAAGTTTCTTCTTTTCCTCTTCAAAGATAAAAAGCCTTGCCTTTAACTCTTTCATAGCCATCTCTTTATTCTTGCCCTGCGACCTGTCATTCTGGCATTGCACCACGATATTAGTGGGAATATGGGTTATCCTTATTGCGGATTCTGTCCTGTTAACGTGCTGTCCGCCCGCGCCGGACGCCCTGAAAGTGTCTATCCTTAAATCTTCTTCCTTTATATCCACAACCACTTCATCGTCCAGCTCGGGTATCACTTCCAGCGACGCAAAAGTGGTGTGCCTTCTTTTATTGGAATCAAACGGAGAGATTCTTACAAGCCTGTGAATTCCCTTTTCCGGCCGGAAATTGCCATAAGCGTATTCTCCCGCAACTTCAAAAGTAATGTCCTTAAATCCGGTTTCATCGCCGTGCATAATATCAGTGACTTCAATCTTAAACCCTTTATTCTCGCACCACATCCT containing:
- a CDS encoding DUF2178 domain-containing protein is translated as MNSKKYRFAMAIVTTLTAAGVGAGVILHNYLIPLFTLAIGVLLVIVLKRHIKELVMEDERIKQISAFSARAAVTVFSNLAALTGIVLLAFFGKGNNIISAVGYTLCFSTCFILLVDLAVYFYLDKKQVS
- a CDS encoding helix-turn-helix transcriptional regulator translates to MENKVRLMRAEKNITQEELAVQLKVTRQTIIAIENGRYDPSLELAFKMSGFFKRPIHDIFTYTGAKK
- a CDS encoding heavy metal-binding domain-containing protein, giving the protein MGDLIFFVILLAVGFSAGTIAEKNHYRSLNKRESNLVMIPIVNTKSGIDPDKEIDKVYFVSGSCVISHDYFKFILASLKTIFGGRITSYETLVDRGRREAVLRLKEAAVKNNCDEIFNLRIETSSIGNMTGNNAIGCVEVYSYGTAVRYKK
- a CDS encoding fumarylacetoacetate hydrolase family protein, which codes for MSKYVRYKNAENEIKWGLVGNDGNFLEIEGDMFTQYNITDKIVEADNVQILPPSEPTKIVCMGLNYSDHAAEMGFAIPEEPVIFIKPATTIIGHGGKIVIPQQSSQVEFEAELAIVIKNEINDIDEDEVMDNILGFTCFNDVTARDLQKKDGQWTRAKSFNTFGPVGPFVRKNIDPDNLDIRLLLNGEVKQNSNTSKFIFKTKKIVSFISSVMTLYRGDIISTGTPAGISALKKGDVVEVEIEGIGKLTNFVE
- a CDS encoding 4-hydroxy-tetrahydrodipicolinate reductase, with the protein product MIRIGISGAAGRMGKSVAAVISRGKDFKIAALVERKGHELVGKEVEGVKVTDDLESVVNDIDVYIDFSVPQASLEALEILSSAGKAHVLATTGFTKEELLKIDEAAKKIPVVFASNYSVGVNVMWKVLDQVTRIMKDDYDIDIVESHHRHKKDAPSGTAVTCAQVIMDAKGLDYDENVIYGRDGRDNERPRNQLGVFAVRGGGVIGEHTVMYMSDEDKLEIKHTIFSRDALAAGAVKAAKFINGKKAGLYSMKDVLGL
- a CDS encoding 4-hydroxy-tetrahydrodipicolinate synthase, which produces MFRGSYVAIVTPFKNGKIDEKAFAKLIEMHAKAGTDGIVPCGTTGESPTLTVEEHEGLIALTVKLVNKRMKVMAGTGSNSTAEAIEYSQAAQKAGADGCLIVNPYYNKPTQAGLLEHFKAVAASVKIPIVVYNIIGRTGVNVSTPVMAELAKSKNITGVKEASGDLSQMSEVIKACGPDFDVLSGDDALTLPLLSVGGHGVISVVANIIPKDVKAMITAFNSGDIKKARAMHHKMFPLVKAMFIETNPIPVKAAMAIMGLIDDEIRLPMTKLPAEAAVKLKKAMKDYGIKF
- the lysA gene encoding diaminopimelate decarboxylase, whose translation is MDYFGYKNNVLFAENTDINALAKKYGTPLYVYSHRTITEHFRKIKSAFSDIPTLICYSVKANSNLTFLNILAKEGSGFDIVSGGELYRVIKAGGDPKKVVYAGVGKTEEEIVYGIKSGILLFNVESINELKQINAVAKKMKKVVNVGLRINPDVEAATHHYITTGKKENKFGIDIELATTLFTEARKYKHVNIKAVDMHIGSQITTIEPYVKAISKVKRIIEGLNETGAKIEYFDIGGGLGVIYNEEKPSTADIFASEIKPMFKGMNVKLILEPGRFISGNSGILVAKVIYNKKGGTKNFLITDTGMNDLIRPSLYQAYHKVLPVNVNKAKLKLYDIVGPICESGDFLAKDRHLPEVKEGDLLAVRTAGAYGMVMSSNYNSRRRAAEVMVKGNKDYLVRERETLEDIIARDKIADIR
- a CDS encoding YbjQ family protein gives rise to the protein MLITNLETVPGMKIKEHYGLVSGSTVRAKHIGRDIMAGLKNIVGGELKGYTELLKESRNEAMKRMMTQAEKMGANAVINVRFSTSSITQGAAELYVYGTAVMVE
- the lepB gene encoding signal peptidase I codes for the protein MTKGFSESTYWIIFAAVMAFYALVVMVFKLKKEHPVRDWAQAGFEAILIATFLRITVVQTFAIPTPSMENTMLVGDHPVAMKFYYGYYNPFTDKLIFDINKPKRGEVVIMRDPTDRTNEMWIKRCVAVAGDTVEIKDKTLYVNSIRQEEPYAVHASPLSISGFFSPRDNFPLTTIPEGHIFVMGDNRDNSYDSRFWGPLPLKKVRGKAVFVYWPPNRIKVIK
- a CDS encoding diaminopimelate epimerase, which produces MKKIKVKGIPFTKMSGAGNDFIFIDNFSGKIKLTTEQVVKICRRKFGIDADGLLLLERIKGADFYMRFYNNDGSEADMCGNAARCIARFAYEKGYVKDKTNFIAKDGAHYAEIKKNGDVKLQMINPHTLLLNIKIKVTGGEFKGGFVNTGVPHFVAEVKELDKFDVVKFGKQIRFHKQFAPKGTNAMFIEKAGINKFKIRSYERGVEDETLACGTGATAAGIIMNAYGKAASPVTFEAPGGTLKISFKYKDGKYTDVFLEGPASVVAEGIISESVYK
- the prfB gene encoding peptide chain release factor 2 (programmed frameshift); this encodes MEIKEIKDRISEIRERVSKVEVYLDLPRRILRRGELERKSQEPNFWKDTREAKKVQTEIKGITDDIQRHAELKAAFEEIETVLELLDSEKDAQLEAELQFKFDSFKKLLERTEVTLLFSGPYDRNNAIVKIHAGAGGTESCDWVSMLYRMYRMWCENKGFKIEVTDIMHGDETGFKDITFEVAGEYAYGNFRPEKGIHRLVRISPFDSNKRRHTTFASLEVIPELDDEVVVDIKEEDLRIDTFRASGAGGQHVNRTESAIRITHIPTNIVVQCQNDRSQGKNKEMAMKELKARLFIFEEEKKKLEMEEIAGEKRSISWGSQIRSYVLHPYKMIKDLRTGYERGDVDNVLDGDLDEFIEAFLKFEAERNINGQNKS
- a CDS encoding M48 family metallopeptidase; translated protein: MKFVPKHADGSVNAPKSSPVLEFLYLSIGLLAVIGAVYFILGAAVDLIVPHISAETERKISSAFAVKYAPSAKRPAEELRLQKLTDDLGKLTGFPAGAFTVRFINDKTENAAALPGGIIFFYKGLYDKLNDENEIVFVLAHEMGHFNNRDHLRRLGRSLIFILLMAGFNSSSNDISGLVNMGLGSAETGFSRHQEIKADLFAADLLMKKYGSAAGAKKVLSLFKTRENGSEFMYFLSTHPHSGKRIEAIEKHLKQAGER
- a CDS encoding DUF3795 domain-containing protein; protein product: MKKIKNENSVKKKVVKKIIMAAPCGMNCAVCMGYLREKNHCVGCRGIDDGKIGHCAKCLIYNCKKLKSKSTGFCYSCPDFPCARIKHLEKRYTKRYQISFIENLMQIKEKGIAAFERAQKKKWKCPQCGGVIGCHTKKCIACGAVFIL